In Haematobia irritans isolate KBUSLIRL chromosome 1, ASM5000362v1, whole genome shotgun sequence, a genomic segment contains:
- the LOC142219722 gene encoding uncharacterized protein LOC142219722 → MKQIVIVFALFISASAAFKRPNWYPQNGAEIEADCMAKISVSDSILQNLRRLKIDDNEETRDLILCCLRNTNVYRPGYGPEADRIAVAFQQSLKLNCDIDLIQGCIPKFIHEMPEKYQFFRTIKCIYDEAPQRCLP, encoded by the exons atgaaacagattGTAATTGTATTTGCGCTTTTTATTTCGGCATCAGCG GCTTTCAAACGCCCGAATTGGTATCCTCAAAATGGTGCAGAAATTGAAGCTGATTGtatggcaaaaatttctgttaGCGATagcattttgcaaaatcttcgccGACTGAAAATTGATGATAATGAAGAGACACGCGATTTAATTCTTTGTTGTCTAAGAAATACGAATGTATATAGACCTGGATATGGACCCGAAGCAGATCGTATTGCTGTAGCATTTCAACAGAGTCTAAAATTAAACTGTGATATTGATTTAATTCAAGGATGCATTCCGAAATTTATACATGAAATGCCCGAAAAATACCAATTCTTCAGAACCattaagtgtatttatgatgaaGCTCCTCAAAGATGTTTACCATAA
- the LOC142219723 gene encoding uncharacterized protein LOC142219723, producing the protein MKIFFYVFAMLIAVSMAFKRPDWYPKNGIEIENACKAKICPNEDILNKLRKLQIEDNDKTRQLIMCCLKNTNVYRPGNGPEADRIGVAFEQSLRLHCEADLIAGCIQTFKDTTNEYEQFFNVIKCIYDVAPEKCKPE; encoded by the exons atgaaaatatttttctatgtattCGCAATGCTTATTGCAGTATCAAtg GCCTTCAAACGACCTGATTGGTATCCCAAAAATGGCATTGAAATAGAGAACGCGTGTAAAGCTAAAATTTGTCCTAATGAGGATATCTTAAACAAACTTCGAAAATTACAAATCGAAGATAATGATAAAACTCGCCAACTTATCATGTGTTGTTTAAAGAATACAAATGTCTACAGACCGGGAAATGGACCAGAAGCGGATCGAATTGGTGTTGCTTTTGAACAGAGTCTTAGACTACATTGTGAAGCTGATCTGATTGCAGGTTGCATACAGACATTTAAAGATACCACCAATGAATATGAGCAATTCTTTAATGTTATAAAATGTATATACGATGTTGCACCAGAGAAGTGTAAACCAGAATaa
- the LOC142236417 gene encoding uncharacterized protein LOC142236417, with protein MIREVYAEILDLGKRPSWYPDDGPEIEAECVEDHSISKETLDDIKKLHIDNTPTVRAYLLCYLKETNVYRPEKGPELRRIAWSLKEYLKLNKCDADMIRDCIEEHGAQDLKDYAYFHIIKCAYEKAPDRCLAKVKNN; from the coding sequence ATGATCAGAGAAGTTTATGCTGAGATTTTAGATCTTGGAAAACGACCATCATGGTATCCCGATGATGGACCTGAAATTGAAGCTGAATGCGTGGAGGATCATTCGATAAGTAAGGAGACTTTGGATGACATAAAAAAGCTCCATATCGACAATACTCCAACAGTTCGTGCTTATTTGCTTTGTTACCTTAAGGAAACTAACGTATATCGTCCCGAAAAGGGACCTGAACTCAGACGTATAGCTTGGTCCCTAAAGGAATACCTGAAACTGAATAAATGTGATGCGGATATGATACGCGATTGTATTGAAGAACATGGTGCTCAAGATCTCAAAGATTATGCATATTTCCACATTATCAAATGTGCCTATGAGAAGGCACCAGATAGGTGTCTGGCCAAAGTCAAAAACAATTAg